Proteins encoded by one window of Brevibacterium atlanticum:
- a CDS encoding aspartate aminotransferase family protein, producing the protein MTENVTRAGTPYQEAIRNNVWMHMSPHQALFNGGEAPVIVRGEGHHIFDDKGKKYLDGLAGLFTVQVGHGREEIAKAMYDQTLQLPFMPLWSYTHPQAIEVSERLASYAPGDLNRVFLTSGGGDSVESAMKLAKNYFKLVGKPGKHKIISRATAYHGTPHGALSVTSLPGLREQFAPLVPGAHKVPNTNFYRAPEPYAHDEKAFGRWAADRIGEAIEFEGADSVAAVFLEPVQNSGGCFPPPPGYFERVREICDENDVLLVSDETICAYGRIGDMFACNDFGYVPDIITSAKGITSGYAPLGAMIASDRLFEPFGPGGDETFYHGYTFGGHPVACAAAMANFDVFEAEKLNDHVHENAAAFKFTLEKLKDLPIVGDVRGEGFFYGIELVKDKDSKESFTEEESERILKNFVSAKMYENGLYCRADDRGDPVIQLSPPLTVGQNEFDEMEQIIRSVLTEAWTMF; encoded by the coding sequence ATGACTGAAAACGTCACCAGGGCCGGCACTCCTTACCAGGAGGCCATCCGCAACAACGTGTGGATGCATATGTCACCACACCAGGCACTGTTCAATGGTGGTGAGGCGCCGGTCATCGTCCGCGGCGAAGGCCACCACATCTTCGACGACAAGGGCAAGAAGTACCTCGATGGCCTCGCCGGCCTCTTCACCGTTCAGGTCGGACACGGTCGCGAGGAGATCGCCAAGGCGATGTACGACCAGACCCTGCAGCTGCCGTTCATGCCGCTGTGGTCGTACACCCACCCGCAGGCCATCGAGGTCTCGGAGCGACTGGCCAGCTACGCGCCGGGTGACCTCAACCGGGTCTTCCTCACCTCCGGCGGCGGCGACTCGGTCGAGTCGGCGATGAAGCTGGCGAAGAACTACTTCAAGCTCGTCGGCAAGCCGGGCAAGCACAAGATCATCTCGCGGGCCACGGCCTACCACGGCACGCCACATGGTGCGCTGTCGGTGACCTCGCTGCCGGGTCTGCGCGAGCAGTTCGCTCCCCTGGTCCCCGGTGCCCACAAGGTGCCGAACACGAACTTCTACCGCGCACCTGAGCCCTACGCCCACGACGAGAAGGCCTTCGGCCGTTGGGCCGCCGACCGCATCGGCGAGGCGATCGAGTTCGAGGGCGCCGACTCCGTGGCCGCCGTCTTCCTCGAGCCGGTGCAGAACTCCGGAGGATGTTTCCCGCCGCCTCCCGGCTACTTCGAGCGCGTCCGCGAGATCTGCGACGAGAACGATGTGCTGCTGGTCTCGGACGAGACGATCTGCGCCTACGGCCGCATCGGCGACATGTTCGCCTGCAATGACTTCGGGTATGTGCCCGACATCATCACCTCGGCCAAGGGCATCACCTCCGGCTATGCGCCGCTGGGGGCGATGATCGCCTCCGACCGCCTCTTCGAGCCCTTCGGCCCCGGCGGCGACGAGACGTTCTACCACGGCTACACCTTCGGCGGACATCCCGTCGCCTGTGCCGCGGCGATGGCGAACTTCGACGTCTTCGAGGCCGAGAAGCTCAACGACCACGTGCACGAGAATGCTGCGGCCTTCAAGTTCACGCTCGAGAAGCTCAAGGACCTGCCGATCGTCGGCGACGTCCGCGGTGAGGGATTCTTCTACGGAATCGAACTCGTCAAGGACAAGGACTCAAAGGAATCGTTCACCGAGGAGGAGTCCGAGCGGATCCTCAAGAACTTCGTGTCGGCGAAGATGTACGAAAACGGCCTCTACTGCCGTGCCGACGACCGTGGAGACCCGGTCATCCAGCTCTCGCCGCCGCTGACGGTCGGGCAGAACGAGTTCGACGAGATGGAGCAGATCATCCGCAGCGTCCTCACCGAGGCCTGGACCATGTTCTGA
- a CDS encoding helix-turn-helix domain-containing protein, producing the protein MVKEEDLGARVFGARIRARRKFNNLTLNELAARAGLSRAALSKIERGEQDTSVSNAMGLSRALGVDVGELLAAPEVTITRTEAIPTSSKFGHGVWRRDLPSAFENMDVVHYRLDPRSETSAFAAHRSGSRESFFVLSGSIEIVTIDRRTTLHAGDCAQAPGDVPHQLANPYDAPAELMLIIV; encoded by the coding sequence ATGGTGAAAGAAGAGGATCTCGGGGCGCGCGTCTTCGGTGCCCGGATCAGAGCACGGCGCAAATTCAACAATCTCACCCTCAACGAACTCGCGGCCCGAGCCGGTCTGTCCCGCGCGGCGCTGTCGAAGATCGAACGCGGAGAGCAGGACACCTCGGTCTCGAACGCCATGGGCCTCTCCCGAGCGCTGGGAGTCGACGTCGGTGAGCTGCTCGCCGCCCCCGAGGTGACCATCACCCGTACCGAAGCGATCCCCACGTCCTCGAAGTTCGGCCACGGCGTATGGCGCCGAGACCTGCCCTCGGCGTTCGAGAACATGGACGTCGTCCACTACCGGCTCGATCCGCGCAGCGAGACCTCAGCATTCGCCGCCCACCGCAGCGGCTCGCGCGAGAGCTTCTTCGTCCTCTCCGGCAGCATCGAGATCGTCACCATCGACCGCCGGACCACCCTCCATGCCGGGGACTGCGCCCAGGCTCCCGGCGACGTCCCGCACCAACTGGCGAACCCCTACGATGCGCCCGCAGAGCTCATGCTCATCATCGTCTGA
- a CDS encoding Lrp/AsnC family transcriptional regulator: MDQFVPNGGSSRLGNLDEKSKAIIVELQHDGRKSYSAIGKSVGLSEAAVRQRVSRLIDSGVMEIVAVTDPLSLGFARQAMVGLKVRGDISAVAERLHDYDEIDYLVVTAGSFDLLVEIVCESDRHLIEFVNEELRSIDAVVDTELFMYLSLEKQKYNWGTR, from the coding sequence ATGGACCAGTTCGTGCCGAACGGGGGCAGTTCCCGTCTGGGCAACCTCGACGAGAAGTCGAAGGCGATCATCGTCGAACTGCAGCACGACGGACGGAAGTCCTACTCGGCCATCGGCAAGTCCGTCGGTCTGTCCGAGGCCGCCGTGCGTCAGCGAGTCTCAAGGCTCATCGATTCCGGCGTGATGGAGATCGTCGCCGTGACCGACCCCTTGAGTCTCGGTTTCGCTCGGCAGGCGATGGTGGGGCTGAAGGTCCGCGGGGACATCTCCGCGGTCGCCGAACGGCTCCACGACTACGACGAGATCGACTACCTCGTCGTCACCGCAGGCTCATTCGACCTCCTCGTCGAGATCGTCTGCGAATCGGACCGACATCTGATCGAGTTCGTCAATGAGGAGCTCCGCTCGATCGATGCTGTCGTAGATACGGAGCTCTTCATGTACCTCTCACTGGAGAAGCAGAAATACAATTGGGGGACACGATGA
- a CDS encoding M24 family metallopeptidase: protein MNEGELFSSAEENRPDVHGMRPGAEQGQAGKEVRARPQPIPGEVDTIGADELSFSPDEYLGRIASVRNRMVDQGLAALIVTDPANIYYLTGYNAWSFYTPQLLFVPSSGPMTLFMRDMDARGASHTSWLPPEDIVGYPERYVQRPHIHPFDWVAFALRQRWEVARASTSPVGVEMDSHFFSPRAFRALVNGVPEWRLVDSFELVNWIRAVKSPAEIALMRKAAEVTTAAMDAALGTIGVGVGQNEVAAAISAAQIRGGEEAWGDYPAIVPLMPTGESADTPHLSWTDRKFVADESVSIELAGVHRRYHVPLARTAVTGKPKQELVRLEGVVAEALTAVLDVAAPGVPTAELARTWNRVLALSGLEKPSRLGYSIGIGYPPDWGERTISIRTEDDQILESGMTFHLIGGMWMNGYGIEMSEPVLITDTGCDQFTHFPREIIHV, encoded by the coding sequence ATGAATGAGGGTGAGCTGTTCTCCTCCGCCGAAGAGAATCGGCCGGATGTCCACGGAATGCGGCCCGGTGCCGAGCAGGGGCAGGCCGGCAAGGAAGTCAGGGCCAGGCCCCAGCCGATTCCCGGTGAGGTCGACACGATCGGTGCCGATGAGCTGTCCTTCAGTCCCGATGAATACCTCGGCCGCATCGCCTCGGTGCGCAATCGGATGGTCGATCAGGGACTGGCCGCGCTCATCGTCACGGACCCGGCGAACATCTACTACCTCACCGGGTACAACGCCTGGTCGTTCTACACCCCGCAGCTGCTCTTCGTGCCCTCATCGGGGCCGATGACGCTGTTCATGCGCGATATGGATGCACGCGGGGCTTCGCACACCTCCTGGCTGCCGCCCGAGGACATCGTCGGCTACCCCGAGCGCTATGTGCAGCGCCCGCACATCCACCCCTTCGACTGGGTCGCCTTCGCCCTCCGCCAGCGGTGGGAGGTCGCACGGGCCTCGACCTCGCCGGTAGGTGTCGAGATGGACTCCCACTTCTTCTCCCCGAGAGCCTTCCGTGCGTTGGTCAATGGGGTGCCCGAATGGCGCCTCGTCGACTCCTTCGAACTCGTCAACTGGATCCGTGCGGTCAAATCCCCGGCCGAGATCGCACTCATGCGCAAGGCCGCCGAGGTGACCACCGCAGCCATGGACGCGGCGCTGGGAACCATCGGAGTCGGGGTCGGCCAGAACGAGGTGGCCGCCGCGATCTCGGCGGCGCAGATCCGCGGAGGCGAAGAGGCATGGGGTGACTATCCGGCGATCGTCCCGCTCATGCCGACCGGTGAAAGTGCCGATACCCCGCACCTGAGCTGGACCGATCGGAAGTTCGTCGCCGACGAGTCGGTGAGCATCGAGCTGGCCGGAGTGCACCGTCGCTACCACGTGCCTTTGGCCAGGACTGCCGTGACCGGCAAACCGAAGCAGGAACTCGTCCGACTCGAGGGCGTCGTCGCCGAGGCGCTGACCGCCGTCCTCGACGTCGCCGCTCCCGGGGTCCCCACGGCCGAGCTCGCTCGCACCTGGAACCGCGTGCTCGCCCTGTCCGGGCTCGAGAAGCCGAGCCGACTGGGCTATTCGATCGGCATCGGCTACCCGCCGGACTGGGGCGAGCGGACGATCTCGATCCGCACTGAGGACGATCAGATCCTCGAATCCGGAATGACCTTCCACCTCATCGGCGGTATGTGGATGAACGGCTACGGAATCGAGATGTCCGAACCGGTCCTCATCACCGACACCGGCTGCGATCAGTTCACGCACTTCCCCCGCGAGATCATCCACGTCTGA
- a CDS encoding L-lactate permease, translating to MTALLALVPILVAVALLLVKQSSWIAALAGAVVAAILVAFAFPTPTSVLVESGVDYFPLILEVALILLFGMMLARLLESAGSMAQISAWVESRSPSRSLGVALVVFGLVPFAESVTGFGIGVTVGVPVLRHLGCSLRQSAILGLLGLIAVPWGALGPGTTVAAALAGLDVDELGLTTAWLNAIPVIVVTVAVIAIMRPSPASALGIVGAAVLMWAGILAASSVIGMAPAGIVGSLLVIVVMGCVFILRQRSAGLTRSLGLAVLPYGALTVGLLLARWLHAALSSVTTQIIASPPFWLAVACLIAALRVPGRRGVMVSAARSWVPIGLGTAAFMLMGWIMTTTGMSEAIGAALPAGLVLLTPWLNSAGAVLTGSNTGANSMFTGTLTAVADSSHVAALPVVAAGNAAGSLAALAAPPRVAMAVQMADSATPASARDVSWVQGRALTVAGVDALLLGLWIQFFA from the coding sequence ATGACGGCACTGCTGGCCCTCGTCCCGATCCTCGTGGCTGTCGCATTGCTGCTGGTCAAGCAGAGTTCGTGGATCGCGGCGCTGGCCGGAGCCGTCGTCGCGGCGATCCTCGTCGCATTCGCCTTCCCCACCCCCACCTCGGTGCTGGTGGAATCCGGCGTCGACTACTTCCCTCTCATCCTCGAGGTCGCACTCATCCTGCTCTTCGGGATGATGCTCGCCCGCCTGCTCGAGTCCGCCGGGTCCATGGCGCAGATCTCCGCCTGGGTCGAATCCCGCTCCCCCAGCCGTTCGCTCGGGGTCGCGCTCGTCGTCTTCGGCCTCGTTCCCTTCGCCGAGTCGGTCACCGGCTTCGGGATCGGCGTGACGGTCGGGGTTCCGGTCCTGCGCCATCTCGGATGCTCCCTGCGACAGTCGGCGATCCTCGGCCTCCTCGGGCTCATCGCCGTTCCCTGGGGCGCCCTGGGGCCCGGCACCACGGTCGCAGCCGCGCTGGCCGGGCTCGACGTCGACGAACTCGGGCTGACCACCGCGTGGCTCAACGCGATCCCGGTCATCGTCGTCACGGTCGCGGTGATCGCGATCATGCGCCCATCTCCCGCCTCGGCGCTGGGGATCGTCGGCGCGGCCGTGCTGATGTGGGCGGGTATCCTCGCGGCCAGCTCTGTCATCGGCATGGCCCCGGCCGGCATCGTCGGCTCACTCCTCGTCATCGTCGTCATGGGCTGCGTCTTCATCCTCCGTCAGCGCAGCGCCGGCCTCACCCGGAGCCTGGGGTTGGCCGTGCTGCCCTACGGTGCGCTCACCGTCGGGCTCCTACTCGCGCGGTGGCTGCATGCGGCGCTGTCGTCGGTGACCACTCAGATCATCGCCTCACCCCCGTTCTGGCTTGCCGTCGCCTGTCTCATCGCCGCCCTCAGGGTACCTGGCCGACGAGGTGTCATGGTCTCGGCCGCGCGATCATGGGTGCCCATCGGGCTGGGCACGGCGGCGTTCATGCTCATGGGCTGGATCATGACGACGACGGGGATGAGCGAGGCCATCGGCGCGGCGCTGCCGGCCGGACTGGTCCTGCTCACCCCCTGGCTCAATTCCGCGGGCGCCGTGCTCACGGGATCGAATACGGGAGCCAATTCGATGTTCACGGGCACCCTGACCGCCGTGGCCGACTCTTCGCACGTGGCCGCGCTGCCCGTCGTCGCCGCCGGCAACGCCGCGGGATCTCTGGCGGCGCTGGCCGCTCCTCCGCGAGTGGCGATGGCCGTGCAGATGGCCGATTCGGCCACCCCCGCCTCGGCGCGGGACGTCTCCTGGGTCCAGGGTCGGGCACTGACCGTGGCCGGAGTCGACGCACTCCTGCTGGGGTTGTGGATCCAGTTCTTCGCGTGA